Proteins encoded together in one Candidatus Nitrosocaldus cavascurensis window:
- a CDS encoding thioredoxin family protein, with protein sequence MARTYSIQKMNIGDRAIDFNLLGIDGKYYSLKDFKADALLIIFMANHCPYVRARMDDINMLYSKFHPRLDIVGINSNDPNYEGEGYENMKRFAKEFNVKFPYLFDETQEVARAYGAVCTPDPFLFDKERRLVYHGRINDAMNPDARPTVQIMAENVERVLRGEKIEKPFDPSVGCSIKWRTN encoded by the coding sequence ATGGCAAGAACATACTCAATACAGAAGATGAACATAGGAGATAGAGCAATAGACTTCAACCTATTGGGCATAGATGGCAAGTACTACTCATTGAAGGACTTCAAGGCAGATGCATTGCTTATAATCTTCATGGCTAATCATTGTCCATACGTTAGGGCAAGGATGGATGACATAAACATGCTCTACTCAAAGTTCCATCCAAGGCTTGATATAGTTGGGATAAACAGCAATGACCCAAACTATGAGGGTGAGGGGTATGAGAATATGAAGAGGTTTGCTAAAGAGTTCAATGTAAAGTTCCCATACCTGTTTGATGAGACTCAAGAGGTTGCTAGAGCGTATGGCGCTGTATGTACACCAGATCCATTCCTCTTCGATAAGGAGAGGAGGCTTGTTTACCATGGAAGGATAAACGATGCTATGAACCCAGATGCAAGGCCTACAGTGCAGATAATGGCTGAGAATGTTGAGAGAGTGCTTAGAGGAGAGAAGATAGAGAAGCCATTCGACCCATCAGTAGGATGCTCAATAAAATGGAGAACTAACTGA